In a genomic window of Telopea speciosissima isolate NSW1024214 ecotype Mountain lineage chromosome 5, Tspe_v1, whole genome shotgun sequence:
- the LOC122661827 gene encoding probable diphthine methyl ester synthase, translating into MLYIIGLGLGDERDITLRGLEAVRKCDKVYVEAYTSLLSFGLSSDGFSTLEELYGKPVILADREMVEEQAHDILAEAGGSNVAFLVVGDPFGATTHSDLVVRAKSLGVEVKVIHNASVMNAVGVCGLQLYRYGETVSIPFFTETWRPDSFYEKIQRNRVLGLHTLCLLDIRVKEPSLESLCRGKKQYEQPRYMTINIAIEQLLEVEKMRGESAYNEDTTCVGFARLGSEDQMVVAGPMREILMVDFGAPLHCLVIVGKTHPVEEEMLEFYTLKREDQLKDKGTA; encoded by the exons ATGTTGTATATAATAGGTTTGGGTCTGGGTGATGAGAGGGATATCACCCTTAGAGGCCTGGAGGCTGTGAGGAAATGCGATAAAGTGTACGTGGAAGCTTAcacttctctcctctctttcggTCTCTCTTCTGATGGCTTTTCGACTTTG GAAGAGTTATATGGGAAGCCCGTCATACTTGCAGATAGAGAAATGGTTGAAGAACAGGCTCATGATATATTGGCGGAGGCTGGGGGCTCTAATGTGGCCTTCCTGGTTGTTGGGGATCCTTTTGG AGCTACAACACATTCCGATCTGGTTGTCCGAGCCAAGAGCTTGGGTGTGGAAGTCAAGGTCATACACAATGCATCAGTAATGAATGCTGTTGGAGTCTGTGGTTTGCAACTCTACCGATATGGAGAAACTGTCTCCATACCATTTTTCACTGAGACATGGAGGCCTGACAGTTTCTATGAGAAGATTCAGAGAAACCGTGTACTTGGATTACATACACTTTGCTTATTAG ATATCCGTGTGAAAGAACCATCGCTGGAATCTTTGTGCAG AGGAAAAAAGCAATATGAACAGCCAAGATACATGACAATTAACATTGCCATTGAACAACTGTTGGAGGTTGAAAAAATGCGTGGAGAATCTG CATACAATGAAGACACAACTTGTGTTGGTTTTGCTCGCCTTGGCAGTGAAGATCAGATGGTAGTTGCAGGTCCGATGAGAGAAATACTTATGGTTGATTTTGGAGCACCTTTGCATTGCCTTGTCATAGTAGGCAAAACCCATCCCGTGGAGGAGGAAATGCTGGAATTTTACACTCTCAAAAGGGAAGACCAACTAAAAGACAAAGGCACTGCTTGA